In the Candidatus Delongbacteria bacterium genome, GCCAGACCCAGAGTTTCCGCGAACTGGCGCACACGGGGATCGCGATAGCCGAAGATCTCGATGCTCATCAGGCCCACCACGGAGGCCACATGCCAGCAATACTGGCTGAGGGCGGCGAAATCGGGATAGCGCTGGCGGGTCAGGTCCATTTCCATGCCGTCCAGCAACTGGTGCAGCAGCTCACGCCGGATCGGGAAGCGTTCCAGCGTGTCACGCAATGCCAACATCACCGGTTCCCGCGAGGAGTCCATGCGCTCCAGCTTGTCGCGCAGGGTGTCCAGGCGCTGACGTCCCTGTTCAATGGACGGCGCTTCATCCACGGCCTGGTCGGCATGCTGGCAGAAGGCGTAGACGGCATGGATCGCCCGTCGGCGCCCGGGGCTCATGAATGCGAAGGCCCAATAGAAATGGCGGGCGTGCTGGCGGGTATATGCGGAGCAGTAGCGATAGGCGGAGTCCAGTTCGTGGGCCGCTGGTGCCAGCGCATTGACGTGCTCGATGGCTGCGCCCACCCCTCCCCCTTCCAGGCTCGATTCAGCGGCCGCGTCCCATTGCTGCGGCC is a window encoding:
- a CDS encoding squalene/phytoene synthase family protein; translation: MGAAIEHVNALAPAAHELDSAYRYCSAYTRQHARHFYWAFAFMSPGRRRAIHAVYAFCQHADQAVDEAPSIEQGRQRLDTLRDKLERMDSSREPVMLALRDTLERFPIRRELLHQLLDGMEMDLTRQRYPDFAALSQYCWHVASVVGLMSIEIFGYRDPRVRQFAETLGLAMQLTNVARDVAEDAAEGRIYLPQDERLHHGVSDEDVIHGNFHPGFRTLMQEFCDRSDRLYDDAFALLPESERSSMKPALIMARLYRRLLVEIRARDHDVTRGKVRYPLWRKLWIALGTALSWK